The genomic region cgactccgtcacttgtgggaacgttttgtttaatagttgtaggccgatgttcttgttctcactttggtgagaagtgaacaatactaatccgtaagcataacatgcttctttatgttgcatgttagccactttttctaaatcacgaagtccaatattcggatatattgagtcaaaataatttcttaacccattgtgtaaaatagcatttgggttccccgcaatatatgcttcaaagtaaacacatcgtaacttatggatttcccaatgtgatatcccccatctttcgaacgaaagccttttataaaccaaggcattcttggaacgttcttcgaatgtcttacaaactgatctcgccttaaatagttgtgccgaagaattctgaccgactctagacaagatttcatcaatcatgtatccgggtaggtctcttaaaatattgggttgtctatccattttgtgtttttatactgtaaaatagacaagagttagattcataaaaaaaaatacttattaatacaagcaattttttacatatatcataaagcataagcacactatattacatatattacaccacacgaatacaactatcttattccgactcgcttgtttcttcttcttcggttttggttcattttgccaagtttctagggatatatgatgttcccctaatacgagccgtcgttatccacattggtttagaaaaacctggtggtttagaggttcccgggtcattattacaacttaaggacttcgggggttgacgatacatataaagttcatcgggattggaattagatttctctatttttatgccctttcccttattattttcttttgcctttttaaattcagttggggtaatttctataacatcatcggaattctcgtcggaatccgattcatcggagaattggtaatcctcccaatattttgcttccttggcggaaacaccattgaccataattaaccttggtcggttggttgaggattttcttttacttaaccgttttattattttccccaccggttctatttcttcatccggttccgattcttcttccggttccgactcttcttccggttcctcttcgggaacttgtgaatcagtccacgaatcattccaatttacatttgactcttcattattattaggtgagtcaatgggacttgttctagaggtagacatctatcacataatatcaaacgcgttaagagattaatatatcacataatattcacatgttaaaaatatatagtttccaacaaaatttgttaagcaatcatttttcaagtaaacacggtcgaagttcagactcactaatgcatcctaacaaactcgataagacacactaatgcaaaattctggttctctaagaccaacgctcggataccaactgaaatgtcccgttcttattgattaaaaacgttccatattaattgatttcgttgcgaggttttgacctctatatgagacgtttttcaaagactgcattcatttttaaaacaaaccataacctttatttcataaataaaggtttaaaaagctttacgtagattatcaaataatgataatctaaaatatcctgtttacacacgaccattacataatggtttacaatacaaatatgttacatcgaaatcagtttctcgaatgcagtttttacacaatatcatacaaacatggactccaaatcctgtccttattttagtatgcaacagcggaagctcttaatattcacctgagaataaacatgctttaaacgtcaacaaaaatgttggtgagttataggtttaacctatatatatcaaattgtaacaatagaccacaagatttcatatttcaatatacatctcatacatagagataaaaatcattcatatggtgaacacctggtaaccgacattaacaagatgcatatatataagaatatccccatcattccgggacacccttcggatatgatataaatttcgaagtactaaagcattcggtactttggatggggtttgttaggcccaatagatctatctttaggattcgtgtcaattagggtgtctgttccctaattcttagattaccagtcgtttttgtaaaggtagtcatttcagtcgaaagaacgacgtctagatgaccattttagaaagcatacttccactttgagtttaaccataatttttggatatagtttcatgttcataataaaaatcattttctcagaataacaacttttaaatcaaagtttatcatagtttttaattaactaacccaaaacagcccgcggtgttactacgacggcgtaaatccggttttatggtatttttcgtgtttccaggttttaaatcattaagttagcatatcatatagatatagaacatgtgtttagttaattttaaaagtcaagttagaaggattaacttttgtttgcgaacaagtttagaattaactaaactatgttctagtgattacgagtttaaaccttcgaataagatagttttatatatatgaattgaatgatgttatgaacatcattactacctcaagtttagtaggtaaacctactggaagtgacaagaaatgatctagctttaaaggatcttggatggcttgaaagttcttgaagtaggatcatgacacaaaaacaagttcaagtaagatttttactcgaattaagatagtttatagttatagaaattgaatcaaagtttgaatatgaatattaccttgaataagaaagataacctactgtatataacaaaggtttcttgatcttagatgattacttggaatggattagaaagcttggaagtaaattagtaaacttgaagggatttttgaagtgttcttgaagtgttcttcctatgatgattatagcttgattcttgaagtgatttttgatgaagatgatgattaactactggaaaaatacgttcataatagtgtgtgtgtgttgagagagaattagaaagagaattggaagtgaaatggagtgaatgatgagtggtaattggtgagtggtgagtggggttaaaaggagttctagttagttgactagctcatggtagaagttaaaattgattagtcatacatgacataatcaagagtggaatcccatgctagttcctattggtatatacccatagtaagtacgttttgaagctgtgtataatacgggtaagaatacgactagaattcttgatgaaagaaaagaatgggaaagtaactgtaaccattttcgttaagtacgagtgttttgatatatgtcttgaagtcttccaaaagtattttaatacatctaaatacactacatgtatatacattttaactgagttgttaagtcatcgttagtcgttacatgtaagtgttgttttgaaacctttaagttaacgatctcaattaatgttgttaacccattgtttattatatctaatgagatgttaaattattatattatcatgatattatgatatattaatatatcttaatatgatatatatacatttaaatgtcgttacaacgataatcgttacatatatgtctcgtttcgaaatccttaagttagtagtcttgtttatatgtatataactcattgttaatatacttatggagatacttacttatcataatctcatgttaaccatatgtatatccatatatatatcgtcatgtcgtttttacaagttttaacgttcgtgaatcgccggtcaacttgggtggtcaattgtctatatgaaacatatttcaattaatcaagtcttaacaagtttgattgcttaacatgttggaaacatttaatcatgtaaatatcaatctcaattaatatatataaacatggaaaagttcgggtcactacaagatgcTAGGAACACATACGATGGAGCAACCTCATACGGTTGACCCGCCCGATTCATGGGCACAGTTGACCCGAACCTTCCTATATCATAGTCATTGAGTGCAGAAGCTTCCAGTGGTGTCCATATAGGTCCAGGAGCCACACCATTAACACGAATCTTCTTATCGACCAGATCCAAAGCTAAACCCCTTGTGAAAGACACTATAGCTCCCTTTGTTGAAATGTAGTCAAGCCAGCTTGGTGGGTCAGGTATGTATGCTAAAATTGATGTTGTCTTTATGATGCTGCTTCCTTCTTTTATGGACATCAAGAATGACTATCCATAACTTATTTTTACTATCAAATTTAAATGGAAAAAAGTCACTGTATTACAATTTCATCTCGCATTAATCATAAATGGCAGTTTCAAAGCTAATCCACAAAATGATATCATCAATGAAGTAAGTAATCTCTTATTCTCTTATCAATGATGAAAAGGCTAATCTTACTACATCAGTCACTATCACTATATCACTTTATACATCATAATGCACATTTATTATAACAAAAACTCCAAATATACTTACAACAATAAGAATGACATAACAATAAATGCGTTCATCCAAGATACATGCTGTCATGTTCTAACTTTACATAAAATACATAACATCCCGTCTGGAAAAAAAAAAGTAATCACCTTTCATCTCATATTTCATGTTGTGGACTTCACAAACAACCAAaagtaataacaaaaatataaataagcaTGTAAGTGTTCAAGCAGTAAAAAGTATAGATGTGAAGTTGGAAGTGTTACAGCTTCATACTTAATATATGATCATTCGATTATTTTGCTTGCAATAAAGGAAAGTAACATGACTAACACGGTTAATGAGCCTTTAAAGATTCTGTTAGCAGACTACTAAAGTTAACAAACCTAAGATTTTAATTTTGTTTTCAAAGATACACTTAATATGACTTTGCTAGAAGATTCAGTTATGACCATTTGTCAATTAAAGATTTGATCTTTGCTCCACCTAGGAAGCTTACTTCCAATACTCATCAAATGATATTAATTTGAAAATGACTATTTAAAAGTTATAAGTTTACAACAATACAGATGAATGGCATCCAAGAAGGACCCAAATAACCACAGAGAAAACATTGTCCAATTGAAACATCACAGAAGTAATTAAATTGGTCTTTGTAAACTCTCAATACATGAACGTCATAGATGTATCAAACATTGATTGGTGATGCATTGATGTATCTTTTATTtactgtaacagactcgtcccacatcggtgggagaggaaaacaaagcactccttataagggtgtggatacctcttctggtatgacgcgttttgagggtgtttacccgagaagcaaatccgcgaggtagaagtgcgatccggggttgtactcgtgcacgggtagcccgtcggtgatcggcttgtgtccaaagcggacaatatcatactacgggctgatggtgatgttacttatggtatcagagctag from Rutidosis leptorrhynchoides isolate AG116_Rl617_1_P2 chromosome 9, CSIRO_AGI_Rlap_v1, whole genome shotgun sequence harbors:
- the LOC139866676 gene encoding NADPH-dependent aldehyde reductase 1, chloroplastic-like: MSIKEGSSIIKTTSILAYIPDPPSWLDYISTKGAIVSFTRGLALDLVDKKIRVNGVAPGPIWTPLEASALNDYDIGRFGSTVPMNRAGQPYEVAPSWNSCQ